The following proteins are encoded in a genomic region of Cystobacter fuscus DSM 2262:
- a CDS encoding cytochrome c3 family protein, which yields MERQSRIVLGLVALSLVVAGLAWAATANERSLAIYPAQRIPVRFDHKQHLEAGAECTTCHDSARTSASVKDRNLPGHEECETCHDLDAAKKGAKTDPPSACNVCHPGFDATVHLAPPKLDAPPANLNFNHQLHVQKKVDCATCHGAMTDVQLATRQQLPKMATCLKCHDGHQAPKECGACHLKQPSGRLQLTFPSGILRPMQGDPLGLDHGPRYEFNHGNRASMDRGTCLSCHTESYCQTCHDALQKPLSVHPNDFITLHPVQARQDSTRCSSCHRAQSFCAACHERSGVGQNSDRSLRARNVKVHPDYNAWVEVPGPQHHGVAASRDMQSCVSCHREESCLTCHSGMTGRQVNPHPDGFAAACKRVAASNDRACLKCHAESSLAQKGCR from the coding sequence ATGGAGCGCCAGTCCCGAATCGTCCTGGGCCTCGTCGCCCTGTCCCTGGTGGTGGCCGGGCTCGCCTGGGCGGCCACCGCGAACGAGCGCAGCCTCGCCATCTACCCGGCGCAGCGCATCCCCGTGCGCTTCGATCACAAGCAGCACCTGGAGGCGGGGGCCGAGTGCACCACGTGCCATGACAGCGCCCGGACGAGTGCCTCGGTGAAGGATCGCAACCTGCCGGGGCACGAGGAGTGCGAGACGTGTCACGACCTCGACGCGGCGAAAAAGGGGGCGAAGACGGATCCTCCCTCGGCCTGCAACGTGTGCCACCCGGGCTTCGACGCCACGGTGCACCTGGCGCCGCCGAAGCTGGACGCACCCCCGGCCAACCTGAACTTCAACCACCAGCTGCACGTGCAGAAGAAGGTGGACTGCGCGACGTGCCATGGCGCCATGACGGACGTGCAGCTCGCCACCCGGCAGCAGCTGCCGAAGATGGCCACGTGCCTGAAGTGCCATGACGGCCATCAGGCGCCCAAGGAGTGCGGTGCCTGCCACTTGAAGCAGCCCTCGGGGCGACTGCAGCTCACGTTCCCCTCGGGCATCCTGCGCCCCATGCAGGGAGATCCCCTCGGCCTGGACCACGGCCCGCGCTACGAGTTCAACCACGGCAACCGCGCGTCGATGGACCGGGGCACGTGCCTGTCGTGCCACACCGAGTCCTATTGCCAGACGTGCCACGACGCGCTCCAGAAGCCGCTGTCGGTGCACCCCAACGACTTCATCACCCTGCACCCGGTGCAGGCGCGCCAGGACTCCACGCGCTGCTCGAGCTGCCACCGCGCGCAGTCCTTCTGCGCCGCGTGCCATGAGCGCTCGGGGGTGGGACAGAACTCGGACCGCTCGCTGCGCGCGCGCAACGTGAAGGTGCACCCGGACTACAACGCCTGGGTGGAAGTGCCCGGGCCGCAGCACCACGGCGTCGCGGCGTCGCGGGACATGCAGTCGTGCGTGTCCTGCCACCGCGAGGAGTCGTGCCTCACGTGCCACTCGGGGATGACGGGGCGG
- a CDS encoding HipA family kinase, which yields MRTLSATRYVTPLREGGSCPAIVEAEDSGMYVLKFRGAGQGIKALVAEILSGELARALGLRVPELVLLELDPALGRAEPDGEIRDLIKASAGLNLGMDYLPGSITFDPTVRPTPGSAEASAIVCLDAYVTNVDRTPKNPNLLCWHSALWLIDHGASLYFHHSWDDYLERSQSRFPAVRDHVLLPWASALPEALATLRERVTADVIHGIVARVPEAWLGPTQEPRFSTVTEHREAYASFLLERLNAAPAFIEEAIRARAQLV from the coding sequence GTGAGAACCCTTTCCGCGACCCGTTACGTCACGCCCTTGCGCGAGGGCGGCTCGTGCCCCGCCATCGTCGAGGCGGAGGACTCGGGCATGTATGTCCTCAAGTTCCGCGGCGCCGGCCAGGGCATCAAGGCGCTCGTGGCGGAGATCCTCTCCGGAGAGCTCGCACGCGCGCTCGGCCTGCGCGTGCCCGAGCTCGTGCTCCTGGAGCTGGATCCCGCGCTCGGCCGCGCCGAGCCGGATGGGGAGATCCGCGATCTCATCAAGGCGAGCGCCGGACTCAACCTCGGCATGGACTACCTGCCCGGCTCCATCACGTTCGATCCCACCGTGCGCCCCACCCCCGGGTCCGCCGAGGCCTCGGCCATCGTGTGCCTGGACGCCTACGTGACGAACGTGGACCGCACGCCCAAGAACCCGAACCTGCTGTGCTGGCACTCGGCGCTGTGGCTCATCGACCATGGCGCGTCGCTCTACTTCCACCACTCCTGGGACGACTACCTCGAGCGCAGCCAGAGCCGGTTCCCCGCGGTGCGCGACCATGTGCTGCTGCCCTGGGCCTCGGCGCTGCCCGAGGCGCTGGCCACCCTGCGCGAGCGCGTGACGGCGGACGTCATCCACGGCATCGTCGCCCGCGTGCCCGAGGCCTGGCTCGGTCCCACCCAGGAGCCGCGCTTCTCCACCGTCACCGAGCACCGCGAGGCCTACGCCTCCTTCCTGCTCGAGCGCCTGAATGCAGCTCCCGCGTTCATCGAGGAGGCCATCCGTGCCCGTGCGCAACTCGTTTGA
- a CDS encoding type II CAAX endopeptidase family protein, protein MEDVSSPNPAPPSDSRPLDPLGVAVAATLAVFLAFLLVSPVQVLNLALGVWFTQLFVFLGGGWLVLSATGRAPARYTGLSAWSTGPAVFGFVLGLANFFGIIAPVQYLAQLVLPESWNDYDVSGIFLGQSPVELAFIVAGLGIGAPLCEEFFFRGVFFRGLLARGGPPWRALFFSAALFSAFHLDRMGFVSRLELGLLFGWLLWRTGSLWPGILAHAANNLVSTVLFFGSRHLESAQAPSPGDEGRMVVLLALGGCAVLLGLLSAARRFPGLLGGPLRPLEEREAPEPPVHLEPPTRLLRRAFPWMTAATLVLGAYVVLDPVGIELSQIDLRYPLAPVPEDAPDALHAERNALYELRVRARRGETPVGEYTQERRRQSRQSGGGRPPVLPTPNLPASKETP, encoded by the coding sequence GTGGAAGACGTCAGCAGCCCCAACCCCGCCCCCCCTTCCGACTCCAGGCCGCTGGATCCGCTGGGCGTCGCGGTGGCCGCCACCCTGGCGGTGTTCCTCGCCTTCCTGCTCGTCTCGCCCGTGCAGGTGCTCAACCTCGCCCTGGGCGTCTGGTTCACCCAGCTCTTCGTCTTCCTCGGTGGGGGCTGGCTCGTGCTGAGCGCCACCGGGCGGGCCCCGGCGCGCTACACCGGCCTGTCCGCCTGGAGCACGGGGCCGGCGGTGTTCGGCTTCGTCCTCGGACTGGCCAACTTCTTCGGCATCATCGCCCCCGTGCAGTACCTGGCCCAGCTCGTCCTGCCCGAGTCCTGGAATGACTACGACGTGTCGGGCATCTTCCTGGGACAGTCCCCCGTGGAGCTGGCCTTCATCGTGGCGGGCCTGGGCATCGGCGCGCCCCTGTGCGAGGAGTTCTTCTTCCGGGGCGTCTTCTTCCGGGGGCTGCTGGCGCGGGGCGGCCCCCCGTGGCGCGCCCTGTTCTTCTCCGCGGCGCTCTTCAGCGCGTTCCACCTGGACCGGATGGGCTTCGTGTCGCGCCTGGAGCTGGGCCTGCTGTTCGGCTGGCTCCTGTGGCGCACGGGCTCGCTGTGGCCCGGCATCCTCGCGCACGCGGCCAACAACCTCGTGTCCACGGTGCTCTTCTTCGGCTCCCGGCACCTCGAGTCCGCGCAGGCGCCCTCCCCTGGCGACGAGGGCCGGATGGTGGTGCTGCTCGCGCTCGGGGGCTGCGCGGTGCTGCTCGGACTGCTGTCCGCCGCGCGCCGCTTCCCGGGCCTGTTGGGGGGTCCTCTCCGTCCGCTCGAGGAGCGGGAGGCACCCGAGCCGCCCGTCCACCTGGAGCCCCCGACGAGGCTGCTGCGCCGCGCCTTCCCCTGGATGACGGCCGCCACGCTGGTGCTGGGCGCCTACGTCGTCCTGGATCCCGTGGGCATCGAGCTGAGCCAGATCGATCTGCGCTACCCGCTGGCCCCCGTCCCCGAGGACGCGCCGGATGCCCTGCACGCCGAGCGCAATGCCCTCTATGAACTCCGGGTGCGCGCCCGCCGGGGCGAGACGCCCGTGGGCGAGTACACCCAGGAGCGCCGCCGGCAGTCCCGGCAGTCAGGGGGAGGACGGCCCCCCGTCCTTCCCACCCCGAACCTCCCCGCATCGAAGGAAACCCCGTGA